DNA sequence from the Tachysurus fulvidraco isolate hzauxx_2018 chromosome 1, HZAU_PFXX_2.0, whole genome shotgun sequence genome:
ACTCAAGTATGTTTTTACTTGTTTAACCTCTGCAGGATTACAAACTCCTTACACCTCATTTCAGTTTCCTACCAATGTGTGCATTGTTTGTGATCtgcaggtcaaaggtcaaacacttcaactgtactgtataaaaattGCATTTTCTGCCTGAATAATTTCCAGGCCACGAATGAGGCGTGATGTAGTTATTTCTCCTTTCTCTGTCCTCAGCTATGCAGCAGAACTCGCCTCCAGAAGACCAAGCCAACCATGCCTCAGTGGACGAGCGCATCCAGAGAACACAGGAGGGCGTCCTCATAGTCTCAGTAGCACTTTGGATCAGTTTGTTTTCTTAAGGTCCAAGACACTGGGCTTCGGTTTAGGTCCTTGCCTTGTTATTAACACTAGAACCAGGAAGGAATCAGAAAACAGTGGGGTTTTAGGGTCAGTGgggtttttataaataaaatttttttgagAATAAAATTGAATAGATTGAGGAAAAAAAGTTCTGAGAAATTGtcaaaaataattacaagatAAAAGGCAAGATCTTTTAATACAGGTAGCTGTAACACAATGCaggactttatttattattaatatttattatatctgaACACTAGGACACTATTGTTCTAACCTCAATCTCAACACTGATGTGAAAGAAATTTAGTTAAATTCTGATGCTGATGTTGTGATGAAGGAGTAAATTAATATTGAcataaaagcattttttatgaataatgcAATATCTCTCATGTCTCAGAGTTAAAATTAAGTGGTGCAGTGTGAAGCCATTGTTTCAGTGTTGTCATTGGTTTGAAGCTGAccgtgttctctctctctctgtgtgcgtgtgagttctgtgtgtgtgtgtgtgtgtgtgtgtgtgagagagtattgtgtgtgagtattCTTGAGTAAaagtgaacatttaaaaaaaaaaattaaaaattgcatccacaacaatttttttaaaaacatttatttcattattaatattcaacaaaattaaaatgaacaataacaTTTCGGGTTAGCAATAAAAATGATTCTGAATATTAATTTAGAGCAAAAATGTCCATTTATGTCAAAATAAAGCAGCACAGCATGCAAACATAAATCAATggaaagtaaaataacattcatTAGAATTGTGACGTGTGGCTTCATCTCCTGGATAATGTAATGCTCTGTAAGGGCTGATAGGGGATAGGGATAagaaaacataagaaacattaTGGTGTGAAAAAGTAATAATGCTGCAACACTCACCAATTAAAATAGAGCACATCAAGCTGGTGAGTTCTAAGATGACGCAGCAGATGGTCAGCCATTTAATGGAGGGATCCTTGCTCTTCACGGCCTTGTGGATGTTGACCTCGCCGTCCAGGATCACACTGATGTATAAAATACATGTGGCTGCCAGCAACATCCACCAGGATGCCGAGAACAACCACCGCCTAAGctattgaaaaaataaagttaatagaaaatatataaattacatagaaatttctatacttctgcacaaataaagacAGACTTACTTTATCTTGCCACGCAGCCGCTTGAGGACACAGATTCGGATCCAGTTT
Encoded proteins:
- the LOC113651654 gene encoding uncharacterized protein LOC113651654 isoform X2; protein product: MMCEEQTLLLSGANLQREKLAKLLLKVNSLCEEQVKLQREIDAELEIEAALQSQVNVLCEMEAKLWHETDNQHKLDPNLCPQAAAWQDKLRRWLFSASWWMLLAATCILYISVILDGEVNIHKAVKSKDPSIKWLTICCVILELTSLMCSILIVLITRQGPKPKPSVLDLKKTN
- the LOC113651654 gene encoding uncharacterized protein LOC113651654 isoform X1; the protein is MMCEEQTLLLSGANLQREKLAKLLLKVNSLCEEQVKLQREIDAELEIEAALQSQVNVLCEMEAKLWHETDNQHKLDPNLCPQAAAWQDKLRRWLFSASWWMLLAATCILYISVILDGEVNIHKAVKSKDPSIKWLTICCVILELTSLMCSILIALTEHYIIQEMKPHVTILMNVILLSIDLCLHAVLLYFDINGHFCSKLIFRIIFIANPKCYCSF